The genomic region AAGAGGAACGACTCCTTGGAGCAGAGCCATGCGTCGTTCTTCAGCGTCAGCTGCCTTGTGTGCCCGGGATAGTGTGCAGCGAAAGCCACCACTCCCGGCGCTCCCACGGCCTGAAAATGCGAGAAGAACGCGGTAGAGCCGCCGAGCATCCGCCCGAGGCCAGCCATCAGCCCGCCGGTCATTTTGGTATTGATCTGCACCGAATCGGTGAGGTAGATCATGGCGCCGGCTTCGGCCTGAACCTCCTCGCCGGGCTGAAGCTCAACAGAAACGCACTGCATGACATCGCCGATTACGCGGTACTCCATCACTGGCCTCCAATCCGAGAAACTGGCGCGGCGGGAACCGCACAACCATTATAGTGCGTTTCGAGGCTCCGGCGAGATTCGGAGCAGCCGCGGACGCAATGCGGTTCCGTTTCCGACGAGCTCAGGGCTGCAGCCCCGGTTAACCGGGGCCGTGCCGCACGATTGCATTCTGCGGCTGCATGTTCAGCCCGCAGTCTCTATTTCGCCGCCGCCGGCTGCCGGCGCTGCTTCTTGCGATCCTGTTTACCCGGCTTTCGCCGGCCGTCGGGGCCGATGCCTGTTTCTGCCGGACCCTGAGTTTCGTCCCAGGTGTCTTCGTCCTCAAATGAGAACTCCACGGTGCGGATGCGCACGGTGTCGCCATCTGCCGCGCCGAGCGCCCGGAGCTTGCGCACCACGCCCAGGCGCTCCAGGGTTCGCTGCAGCCGGCGGACCGCGTGCTCATTGCCGAAGTCGGTCATGGCTACCAACCGCTCCAGCGAGCGGCCCTTGACGCACCACGCCAGGTCTGCGTCGCGCTCCACGGCCCATGAGGTATCGGCAGTGTCCGGAGGACCGGAAATCAGTACATGGTCGTCGACGGCGGTCGCGACGGGCGGCGGCAGCATTGCGGCAATAGCGAAAACAAGCTCGCGCACTCCGGCATGGGTTGCTGCCGAGATGCAGACCACGGTGCGGCGACGTTTGCGCAGCGCGCGGCGCACCTGCTCCACCCGCTCCGGATCGGCGATGTCGATTTTGTTGAGCGCAACCAGCTGCGGCAGGCGGGCCAGGCGCGGATTGTACTGCTTCAACTCGCGGTTGATGATCTCATAATCCTGCAGCGGATCACGACCGTCGACTCCGCCGACGTCCAGCACGTGCACCAGCAGGCGGGTACGTTCCAGGTGGCGGAGGAACTCGCGTCCGAGCCCTGCGCCGGCGCTGGCGCCTTCGATCAGTCCCGGCATGTCGGCCATAACAAAGCTGCGCTCGTCATCGATACGAACAACGCCAAGGTGCGGGATGAGCGTTGTAAATGGGTAGTTCGCAATTTTGGGACGCGCGGCCGATACCGCGCTGATTAACGTCGACTTGCCGGCGTTTGGGAAGCCGAGCAGCGCGACGTCGGCCAGCAGCTTCAACTCAACGCGCACGCGAAACTGTTCGCCGGGCTCACCCAATTCCGCAAAGCGTGGCGCCTGATGGATGCTGCTGGCAAAATGCGCATTACCGCGCCCGCCAACACCACCGTGAGCAACGATGCCGGATGCGCCTGGAGCCACCAGGTCCGCTAACACGGCGCCGGTTTCGGCGTTGGTTACCACCGTTCCCGGCGGCACCTTCACAATCATGTCGGCGCCGTTGCGGCCAAACATATCCTTGCTGCCGCCATCCGAACCACGCTCGGCAGCGTACTTGTGATGGTAGCGAAGGTGCAACAATGTGGTCAGGTTGGAATCGACCGTAAAGAGGACGTTTCCGCCATGACCGCCGTCACCGCCATTCGGGCCACCATGCGGAACGTACTTCTCTTTACGAAAAGTCACCATCCCGGCGCCACCGCTGCCGCCGGCAACCTCGAACTCCACTTCGTCTACAAAGATGCTCATAAACAGCCGCACTCCGTCGGTCCTGACCGGCGCCACACAGCAAGCCGGCCGCCGGAGCATGCTCCGTGGCCGGCTTGAATTGGTGGAGGTGGGGAGACTCGAACTCCCGTCCCCAACCACTCAACCCCCTGCGTCTACGAGCGTATCTCCCTCGTTTGTCTCGCGGCGATCTACCTGGGGAGCCCTGCTGACCGCGCGCCAGCCGCCCTTTGATTTTCCTGCCTGGCCGGGCGGCCCCACCAGGCTGGTGAGTTGGATTTAGTTACGCCCGTTTACCGCTCGTCCAACTGGAGCGGTGCGGACGCGCGGCCATCAGGCCGCGAGCGCGTAGTTTTGTGTGTTCGCGTTTAGGTTTTTGCCGCTTTTAACGAGGCCTGCGGCACCTCGACTCGCTGCAGAAGGTAACGTGCGCCGGGTCGACACCAATCACCCCCATACATACTTCTACCAGTATACTGCCACAAAAGTTCGTCAGGCGGAAAAGTCGTCCGATGCAGCACGGATTCTGTCACCAAAAGCCGCGGCGAGCGTTGGCAAACGGAAGTGGAGGCAGAGCCGGAAGCGGAGCCGTGGATCGTCTGGCAAGCGGCCTTGCCTGCATGGAGGCGTCGCGGACATCAGCCGTGCGGCGACGGGCCGTTGCCAGCCGACGCAGCGGTTGGAATCGGGCGTCTCACTCGTCCAGCTCGTCCGGGACAGGTGCCGACGGGTTGGCCTTCTGACAGCCAGCGCGCAGCGAAGCAACGCAGCGCCTGTATCGCCGGTGTTCTACTCGCCGGAGTAGCACCCACGGCAGGTGATAGTGCGGCCACAGCGCTATTGCGGCACGACCGAGCACGGCGGCACGACGGAGGCGCCCGGCGTTGATCGCCTCAGCGGTGGCCGCCATGAGCGAGATGGATGCGTGGGCCCTCCAGAGCCTGAATCGGGCGCGCGGTACCATGAACGGCAACGAGAGTAGAAAGAGACACGTCCGGATCGTGTCCCGCAACCGCGCTCGTCCCTCGGGTATGGGTCGCTCTGACCCGCTGGCGGCACGGTTCACGCGAACGCCGCTCCGATGCAACCCTCGAGTAGCCCGAAACAAATCTCAGCATCCGCAAGGGGGGTCGGGGCGCATCCCGCGATCGCGACGTCGTACGTATCCGCCACCGAATGCTGGAAGAGGCTTATGAGGAGCGGCGACCCCATTCTCAAGCAACCACTGTATGCAGCTGCAGCTACAGCGGCAGCGGCCGCGGCGCATGCCTTGTACATCGCGGCGGCTTCCTCCAACCACATTTCGAATGTCTGAACGCAGAGTTCAAGTGGCTCAGCCTGAAAAGCCATCGGCATCCCCCTCGCCACCAGCACATCCCCTCCACCGCCGGCGCTCGCCACCATCCCCTCCTCCTCGACGAACCGGCCATCGAAGCGCCGCAGCGTCGCCGCGGTTGCCATTTGCCTGTTTTCAACTCCGGCGTGACTGCCTCCTGATCCGCCTCTCGTTCTGCCCCACGAGCCACCGCATTAACGATCCCATAGCCAGCTGCCACCCGTTGTACGGGCGAAGTCGCGCTGGCGGATCCGACGGAGGATAGCTAAGCTCAATCCGCCTTACCGCATCCTCCAAATCTGGGGACGTGGGCAGGTATTCGCGGAGCAGAACTGACGCGGCGGAATCACCCGCCGCTGCCGCCAGCATGACATGCTCCGGACCGACGTACTCGGCGCTGCACTGGGCGGCCACCAGGGCGGCGCGATATAAGACCGCGTTGAATGAATGCATGCGTGTCTCTAGCGGCAGGCCCGCGGTATCCGACACGGACTCGACCCCGGCCGCCAGTGCGTCCGGATCCCGCCCGAGTTCGTTAAGCAATTCGTCCACCACGCGGCAGTGGCCGCGTAGAATCGCGACCACGAGGTCGTCAGCGGAAGCCCCGCTAACGCCTCGCGCAACATTCTCGCGCCCGGCCCGGATCATCGACCGCGTCACCTCACGTGTGTAGCGCAGCCGCCTGGCGGCCCGCGCACTAGCTGTTCCCACCGGCCTATTGCCCGTTGCAGACGATGAGGTAATAGTACATGCATGTGTCTCCCGCAGCCGTGTCACCGAGGCTAATGCACAGCCTAAACAGCAACGAGCATCCGCCTGTCACCAGCAGCGCGCAAGCCTGTTCGCAGAACGGCGGACTGAAATGGTAATGCCAGATGCACCAGGCGATACAGGCGTATTTCGGAAGGCCTGGCGGAATATCATGCTCGCGGCCTTGCGGGCAGACGAGGGCCCCCCTCGCCACCAGCGTATCCCCTCCGCCCCCGGCGCTCGCCACCAACCCCGCCTCCTCCACGAACCGGCCCTGGAAGCGCCACTGCGTGGCGGCCGAGCCGCTGGTGCGAACAGCCCGCGATGCTGCCGTACACGGCGACCGGAATCGGGCACGTCGCCACCTGTACCGCGCCTGGCCACCGGCTCACCGCGTGGGGATAACGACCAGTACATGGTGTGTTACGAGGCTCAGCGCACGCGAATCCGGCAACCACGCACACGTCCGCACAAGCGTGTCGTATCGCCGGCTCCGCACGGACCAAATCCGGCGCATTCGACTGCCGGTGACACCACTCGTCCACAGCGTAAAGCGTAACCTGGGTCTTCTTCGCAAACTCAGGGACCTCGATGGAGCATAGCCGACCGGCCATGACGGTACACCGCTGACCGTAATCCAGCCGAGTTGACGGCCGTCCGGTGAAAAGCACAGCCGGACTGGCACGCCGCTGCTCGGCAGTCGCGCTAGCCAACTGGCCGTGTGTCCTGGCCCCCCGCCGCGCGGCAGCCACGAGACAATGCGGACCACGTGTGCGCCGCCCGATGAAACAGTCGGCGGCGAGATGCCGACCGCGGGCATTGAGGTGAGTGCGGACCGGCGGGCAGAAGCGGTAGGCGCCGCATAGGTGCCGACGGCATACGGAAACCGATAATATAACGGTGATCTTGAGGCTGCCAGCACGTCTCCATAAATCGCTCCGCTCGTTGCGCCCGCTGCCGGAAACGCCAGCGCTGCGGCAGGCGCTGATGAAGCAGGCACGACCCTGCTCCCGGCTGTGTCCGCCGGCCCGAAATGTACGTAAGCGGAAGTGAACCCGCCTCGCGGCGGCGGGCGCCAGTCGATCTCTATCCAGCAACTGGTCGTTCCCACCCAAAACACGCCGCAGAGGCCATGGAGCGGGGCGGCGAAGAAGCCGGACCCTGCCACCGACGCACCGCAGGCCTCGTGGCATCCCGCATCCCACCAGATTATCCAGCGTCCATCGCCGGACACGGATGGCTGGGCGCCGAGCGCCCCCGAGCGCGCTAGCAACGCCGTGAGCCTCGGCTGCCGCGTATCCGCACCGGTGCGAGTGTCTCGTACCCTGAGTTCCGAACCACCGCCGAGGCTGACGGGTCGTCGCGAGGAATACAGCAGGCGATGGGACGATAGCCAAACGCACACCGGAACGTCTCCCCCCCATCTCGCCAACCGGATGTCACCCGGTTGGTGGGGGGTGCCGACTCCTGGACCCGGCACGGCGGACATGGAGAGACACGCCACCGTTGTAGTAAATAGGCGGCTGAGACCGGCGCACCGCCCAACGCCCGTGCATCCTGCCATCATCACGCGAACCTTCCGAGGTATATCGTGCAGCCATTCCAGGTTCCGGGCTCTCTGCATACACACGCGACAGCAGTTAAACATACGCAACAGGGGTACGGCCACATGCCCTGATCCGAGCACGCGCGGTGGCAGCCGCGCCACTCCGGGTCGTCGGCGCAATGTCGCCAGCCGCCTCCGCGCAGTATTCCGGCAGGCTCAGTGCGGCCCCAGCAGGGTTTCGGCAAGGGGCCTCCGCAACCACGGGACGGTTTCGCCGCGGCTGCGGATTCGCTGGCCACCACGACAATCCTCGCCACCAGCACATCCTCACCTCCTCCGGCGCTCGCCACCAGCCCCTCCTCCTCAACGAATTGTCCCTGGAAGCGCCACTGCGGTTACGGGCATACGAGTTCTCGCCCGCGGATGAGCTACCGGCCAGCTTGGCCACCTGCGACAGCGGGCTTCGCGGGTCGGATGTTAAGCAGTAAGTCGCATCGCCCGCCGCACGATGAAGCCTCCGCACGGATCACGTACCCAGCGCTGGTGACCTCGAATGTCGGCATCGAGTGCGGAAGACCGACCGTCACCTGGCGAGTTGCGCCGCTGATAGTGACACCGAGGTTGTTGGGCAGTTCGGTTACATCCGGAGCGGGCTCTCCGGGGTAGCCCTGAACGTGGCCGATCACGATCCGAGGGTTGGACGACCTTTCCTGGCCAACACCGAGAATCCTGACGCGAACAGTTGAGGACAACGTGCGGGCGGCGCCACGCGCACTAGCCGGCTTCGCCCGCCGGATATTGAGCAGCATATCCCATCGCCCGCGGCTCGACACGGCCTCCGCCCGGATGACATACCCGGCGCTGGTGACCTCGAACTGCGGCATCGAGTGTGGTAGGCCGATTGTAGTACGGCGTGCCGTGCCGCGGATTATGACACCGAGGTCGTTAGCCAGGTCGGATACGTCGGGAAAGGTCTCCCCGGCATAGTCCTGAATGTCTGCCGTCAGCATCCACGGGCGATCAGATTTTTCCCGTCCAACGCCGAGTATCCTTAGGCGTAACAGCGCCGGCAACTCACGAGCGTGCACGCGCACGGCGGCCCGTTGTGGAGGTGGAGCGCCGGAGGCCGCCAAGCCGAGCACCGGCGCACAACCGATCGCCGCGGCCGTCGCGATTGCGCACAAACCTTGTGTACCTGTCGTCATCTCGTCCTCCTAGATGTCGATCGGTGGGCCGCCGCCGGCGCACGAAATGTGGATGTGAATCACACCTTTGAGCGGAGCAGTGCAACAACACGCGACCACCAATGGGTGCCCCTTGGCCTTGCAATACCCGGCGCAGTATCCCAACCAGTAGTGGTCAGTGCAGATGTGCCAGCCCTCCGTCGGATAGTCCTTTGCTAGCTTTGCACATTCCGGATTCTTATCGGCAGGCGGCTTCGGCTTGCCGGCCAGCGCAACGCCCCTCGCCACCAGCATATCCCCTCCGCCGCCGGCGCTCGCCACCAACCCCTCCTCCTCCACGAATCTGCCCTCGAAGCGCCACTGCGTGGCGGCCGAGCCGCTTACGTACATCAATACGCCGAACGCGTCGTACAGGTTGTTGCTGAGCACGTTGGCGGAGCCGTCGGTGATGACGCCGGCCGTTCCGCCGGCGTCGAAGAGGTGCCATTCCGAGTTGCGCCTGTAGATGGATGAGCCGCAGCCCATGCCGCGGAGATAGAGCGCGCTCGTCGACCATGACTG from Armatimonadota bacterium harbors:
- the obgE gene encoding GTPase ObgE, whose translation is MFVDEVEFEVAGGSGGAGMVTFRKEKYVPHGGPNGGDGGHGGNVLFTVDSNLTTLLHLRYHHKYAAERGSDGGSKDMFGRNGADMIVKVPPGTVVTNAETGAVLADLVAPGASGIVAHGGVGGRGNAHFASSIHQAPRFAELGEPGEQFRVRVELKLLADVALLGFPNAGKSTLISAVSAARPKIANYPFTTLIPHLGVVRIDDERSFVMADMPGLIEGASAGAGLGREFLRHLERTRLLVHVLDVGGVDGRDPLQDYEIINRELKQYNPRLARLPQLVALNKIDIADPERVEQVRRALRKRRRTVVCISAATHAGVRELVFAIAAMLPPPVATAVDDHVLISGPPDTADTSWAVERDADLAWCVKGRSLERLVAMTDFGNEHAVRRLQRTLERLGVVRKLRALGAADGDTVRIRTVEFSFEDEDTWDETQGPAETGIGPDGRRKPGKQDRKKQRRQPAAAK